In a genomic window of Magnolia sinica isolate HGM2019 chromosome 14, MsV1, whole genome shotgun sequence:
- the LOC131225548 gene encoding uncharacterized protein LOC131225548, whose amino-acid sequence MSRLATLLPSNPVPLQRTSLRRIPALFRRTTSISVVSALEDRNPRSIPEPSIWNPILLKHQSLSISPTTHLARNLGFRPSRELGLLSLLFVLSTAIGAFFSVAVISLPMMNAFRRLAVSADKLSKVVSEEVPVTLSSLKLSGLEINDLTQQLSNLRQRISGNRYGKKERTSMPRSNGGRNNPIIN is encoded by the exons ATGTCTCGGTTAGCGACTCTGCTTCCATCAAACCCCGTCCCCCTACAACGGACGAGCCTTCGTCGGATTCCGGCGCTTTTCCGCCGGACAACCTCAATATCCGTCGTCTCAGCTCTGGAAGACCGGAATCCGAGGTCGATTCCAGAACCTTCGATCTGGAATCCGATCCTTCTCAAACATCAATCTTTATCGATCTCTCCAACTACGCATTTGGCGAGAAACCTAGGGTTTCGTCCGAGTCGAGAACTCGGTCTTCTTTCCCTCCTTTTCGTCCTCTCTACG GCAATTGGAGCATTTTTCTCTGTGGCTGTCATATCTCTTCCCATGATGAAT GCTTTTAGAAGACTAGCAGTTTCAGCAGATAAACTGTCCAAAGTAGTTTCGGAGGAAGTACCTGTAACCTTATCTTCACTAAAGCTTTCTGGCCTGGAGATTAACGACTTGACACAGCAACTTAGCAATCTCAG GCAAAGAATATCTGGAAATCGgtatgggaagaaagaaagaacgaGTATGCCGAGGTCTAATGGAGGAAGGAATAATCCAATTATAAATTGA